One segment of Niabella beijingensis DNA contains the following:
- a CDS encoding YbjN domain-containing protein has product MLNKFLNWVRGKEEPAAEGNPSIDFGRYSDNNKVSSKVRRWKEADNLFKEKNYAASVDAFFDYLKDDTVQNVRYARNGDTATFELFQGSKIIRGEIRENRLSADVKLALMAEPSVPVMRRLLEMNFGLYYSRFALSNNELCMRFDTDLSTANPNKLYYGLKELATKSDKQDDLLIEDFSHLEAVDQDHISALSESEKQVKCDFLLSWIDETLEKIAAVDADKFSGGISYLLLSLVYRIDFLITPEGQLLNLLEKIGAIYFKKDERSIVDKNRDMIEAFRELRAKPKDEIFRNLFRSKYTFSIVTPQVHKVLADAIHEANENMLWYRDNGYEYFANKLMEYGLSYCQYSYSLPRPITLLFRLFMQVNYPAFFKALGYKEDLYDTATGRFKEEAIARYIRAVEVQWKERYPYMSFKTEQLNYTGLLAFNHSFTTQIEKLNMDVPA; this is encoded by the coding sequence ATGCTTAATAAGTTTTTAAATTGGGTCAGGGGCAAAGAAGAACCTGCTGCGGAGGGGAACCCTTCCATAGACTTTGGCCGGTATTCTGATAACAACAAGGTTTCCAGTAAAGTGCGCCGCTGGAAGGAAGCCGACAACCTTTTCAAGGAAAAAAACTATGCGGCTTCTGTGGATGCCTTTTTCGACTACCTGAAAGACGATACAGTGCAAAACGTACGGTATGCCCGCAATGGAGACACCGCAACGTTTGAGTTATTCCAGGGGTCAAAGATCATCCGCGGCGAGATCCGGGAAAACCGCCTGTCTGCAGACGTGAAGCTGGCATTGATGGCAGAGCCTTCCGTACCCGTGATGCGCCGCCTGCTGGAGATGAACTTTGGCCTTTACTACAGCCGGTTCGCATTAAGCAACAATGAGCTGTGCATGCGTTTTGACACCGACCTGAGCACCGCCAATCCGAATAAACTGTACTATGGTCTGAAGGAACTGGCGACAAAATCCGATAAACAGGACGATCTGCTGATCGAAGACTTTTCCCACCTGGAGGCCGTGGACCAGGATCATATCTCCGCCCTTTCCGAAAGCGAAAAACAGGTAAAATGTGATTTTCTCCTCAGCTGGATCGATGAAACACTGGAAAAGATCGCAGCGGTGGACGCCGATAAGTTTTCCGGGGGGATCTCCTACCTGCTGCTGAGCCTCGTGTACCGCATCGACTTCCTCATTACGCCCGAAGGACAGCTGCTGAACCTGCTGGAAAAAATAGGGGCGATCTATTTTAAAAAGGACGAACGATCCATTGTTGACAAGAACCGGGACATGATCGAGGCCTTCCGGGAACTGCGGGCCAAACCCAAAGACGAGATCTTCAGGAACCTGTTCCGTTCCAAATACACATTTTCCATTGTAACGCCGCAGGTACACAAAGTGCTGGCAGATGCCATTCATGAGGCCAACGAAAATATGCTCTGGTACCGGGATAACGGATATGAATACTTTGCAAACAAGCTGATGGAATATGGCTTATCCTATTGTCAGTACTCCTATAGCCTGCCCCGGCCCATTACCCTGCTGTTCCGCCTGTTTATGCAGGTGAACTATCCGGCCTTCTTTAAAGCGCTGGGTTATAAGGAAGACCTGTATGATACCGCAACAGGGCGTTTTAAAGAAGAGGCCATTGCGCGATACATCCGCGCGGTTGAGGTCCAGTGGAAAGAGCGGTATCCGTATATGAGCTTTAAAACAGAACAGCTGAACTACACAGGCCTGCTGGCCTTTAACCACAGCTTTACCACCCAGATAGAAAAGCTGAATATGGATGTTCCGGCTTAG
- a CDS encoding trypsin-like peptidase domain-containing protein has translation MNAQEIINRYQPAIIQIATQTGTGTGFYLKSYDLIVTNNHVINNTPEVTIQGKLFEKQLSHVWYTDQKHDLALLQPPAGVELPEISIGNYEAMKDGDNVIAIGHPYNLSYSATQGVISKVDRIREGLKYIQIDAAINPGNSGGPLVDYAGEVIGVNSFIIKGGDNLGFALPVSYLKEAIDLYLPHKGREATRCPSCDSLVTAENIDNNKYCPNCGSEVKLLQMPEKEAELMGVAKLIEDILRELGKDVRLARDGANQWSVKQGSAKINISYNPDNYFIAGDAYLCQMPPEPAKIKPLYQYLLQENNKSTGLVLSCNKNNIVLSRLLYDLDMTKESGVEEFKNLFEQADHYDDYLKNEFGCTTRLEE, from the coding sequence ATGAACGCACAGGAAATCATTAACAGATACCAACCGGCCATTATCCAGATTGCCACGCAAACCGGCACCGGTACCGGTTTTTATCTGAAGAGTTATGATCTTATTGTTACCAATAATCACGTGATCAACAATACGCCCGAGGTAACCATACAAGGCAAGCTTTTTGAAAAACAACTTTCCCATGTATGGTATACCGACCAGAAGCACGATCTGGCGCTTTTGCAGCCGCCTGCGGGAGTGGAACTTCCGGAAATCAGCATCGGCAATTATGAGGCCATGAAGGACGGTGATAATGTGATCGCTATCGGGCACCCCTATAATCTGAGCTATTCCGCCACACAGGGTGTGATCTCAAAGGTAGACCGCATCCGCGAAGGCCTCAAGTATATCCAGATCGATGCAGCCATCAACCCCGGTAACAGTGGCGGCCCGCTGGTGGATTATGCCGGTGAGGTCATCGGCGTCAACTCCTTTATCATTAAGGGCGGCGATAACCTGGGTTTTGCCCTTCCGGTGAGCTATCTCAAAGAAGCCATTGATCTTTACCTGCCGCACAAAGGCCGGGAGGCCACCCGCTGTCCCAGCTGCGATTCGCTGGTAACAGCAGAAAATATTGATAATAATAAATATTGTCCCAATTGCGGATCAGAGGTAAAACTGCTGCAGATGCCCGAAAAGGAAGCAGAGCTGATGGGTGTGGCCAAACTGATCGAAGATATTCTCAGGGAGCTGGGCAAAGATGTACGGCTGGCGCGCGACGGCGCCAACCAATGGAGCGTAAAACAAGGGTCGGCAAAAATAAATATCAGCTATAACCCGGATAATTATTTTATAGCCGGTGATGCCTACCTCTGCCAGATGCCACCGGAGCCGGCTAAAATAAAACCGCTGTACCAGTACCTTCTGCAGGAAAACAACAAATCCACAGGACTGGTGCTGAGTTGTAATAAGAACAATATTGTGCTGAGCCGCCTGCTCTACGACCTGGATATGACAAAGGAATCGGGCGTTGAAGAGTTTAAGAATCTTTTTGAGCAGGCCGATCATTACGATGATTACCTGAAGAACGAATTTGGCTGTACCACCCGCCTGGAGGAATGA
- a CDS encoding regulatory protein RecX, producing the protein MTMKPETPNTRLSAEQALKKLQHYCAYSERCHSDVVNKLYELGVWKKEHDGIIAALIEEHYLNEERFAKAFAGGHFRQKKWGRNKIRTALQQKQVSPYCIKSGMKEIDEELYEQTLSGLLHQKWQSLKGERNRFVKMKKTAAFLIQRGYEPELFQPLLQVIK; encoded by the coding sequence ATGACCATGAAACCGGAGACCCCGAATACCCGGCTTTCTGCGGAGCAGGCATTAAAAAAGTTACAGCATTATTGTGCCTACAGCGAGCGCTGCCACAGCGATGTGGTCAATAAATTATATGAACTCGGGGTTTGGAAAAAAGAACACGATGGCATCATCGCAGCCCTTATTGAAGAGCATTACTTAAATGAGGAGCGTTTTGCCAAAGCCTTTGCGGGCGGGCATTTCCGGCAGAAAAAATGGGGCCGCAATAAAATAAGAACCGCGTTGCAGCAAAAGCAGGTCAGCCCGTATTGTATTAAGTCGGGGATGAAGGAGATCGATGAAGAACTATATGAACAGACCCTGTCCGGGTTGCTGCATCAAAAATGGCAAAGCCTGAAGGGAGAGCGCAACCGTTTTGTAAAAATGAAAAAAACAGCCGCCTTCCTTATCCAGCGGGGATACGAACCGGAGCTGTTTCAACCGCTGCTCCAGGTGATCAAATAA
- a CDS encoding sterol desaturase family protein codes for MNGYGYHEQLLLLFSTPFYIIIIGAEILLSNFHFHRKIYTLKDTLTNLYLTLANGAVDMLFKLSYLWVLTAIAHHSHFQPVKNGLLYWVLLLVLEDFVYYWLHRMDHTTRFLWAVHVTHHSSTKFNFSVGFRSSVFEPLYRFIFFIPLAWLGFRPLDILFMYSATQIWGTLVHTELVGKLGWLEKILVTPSHHRVHHGSNPRYLDKNMGMFLIVWDKLFGTFQEELPEAEYGPVRYGLTKDLENPNAFSIIFHEWIQVYKDVKQTGLTLKQRLGYLFGPPGYSHDGSRKTSRQMEKEEAEDRFSSK; via the coding sequence ATGAACGGTTACGGATACCACGAACAATTACTGCTGCTGTTTTCCACTCCTTTTTATATCATCATCATCGGAGCGGAAATACTGCTGTCGAACTTTCATTTTCACCGGAAGATCTATACGTTAAAAGATACACTGACCAATCTCTACCTCACCCTTGCCAACGGCGCTGTGGATATGTTATTTAAATTATCCTATCTGTGGGTACTTACTGCTATAGCGCATCACAGTCATTTTCAGCCTGTAAAGAACGGATTGCTGTACTGGGTGCTGTTGCTGGTACTGGAAGATTTTGTGTATTACTGGCTGCACCGGATGGACCATACCACCCGTTTTCTCTGGGCCGTGCATGTTACACACCACAGCTCCACAAAATTCAATTTCAGTGTCGGGTTCCGCTCTTCGGTCTTTGAACCGCTCTACCGTTTTATATTCTTTATACCCCTGGCCTGGCTGGGGTTCCGTCCGCTCGACATCCTGTTTATGTATTCTGCCACTCAGATATGGGGTACACTGGTGCATACCGAGCTGGTGGGAAAACTGGGATGGCTGGAAAAAATACTGGTAACCCCCTCCCATCACCGGGTGCACCACGGCTCCAATCCCCGGTACCTCGATAAGAATATGGGTATGTTCCTGATCGTTTGGGACAAACTCTTTGGCACCTTCCAGGAAGAACTTCCGGAAGCAGAGTATGGTCCCGTCCGGTACGGGCTTACAAAGGATCTCGAAAATCCGAATGCTTTTTCCATCATATTTCACGAATGGATACAGGTGTATAAAGATGTTAAGCAAACCGGTCTTACGTTAAAACAACGCCTGGGCTATCTTTTCGGGCCACCGGGATACAGCCATGACGGCAGCCGCAAGACCAGCCGGCAGATGGAAAAAGAAGAAGCTGAAGACCGCTTTTCTTCAAAATAA
- a CDS encoding amidohydrolase has translation MSLIITLVQTRLHWEDQAANLAMLRQKIENIQERTQVVILPEMFSTGFSMQPEQLAETMDGPSVQWMKETAAKKNIILTGSLIIKDGNDYYNRLIWMLPNGKYGVYDKRHRFAFAKEDQHYAAGGKRLIASVNGWKINLQVCYDLRFPVWTRQNPASPEAAASGPEYDVLINVANWPRRRSLAWKTLLQARAIENQCYVVGVNRVGEDGNGIYHSGDSRVIDPLGEILYEKTDEEDIFTITLHKTKLDEVRSKFPFWKDADGFVIY, from the coding sequence ATGTCGCTTATTATTACACTGGTGCAAACCCGGCTTCACTGGGAAGATCAGGCCGCCAACCTGGCCATGCTCCGGCAGAAGATCGAAAACATTCAGGAACGGACACAGGTTGTAATACTTCCTGAAATGTTTTCCACGGGATTCTCCATGCAGCCGGAACAGCTTGCCGAAACCATGGACGGCCCTTCCGTACAGTGGATGAAGGAAACCGCAGCAAAAAAGAACATCATTCTCACCGGGAGCCTCATCATCAAAGACGGGAACGATTATTACAACCGGCTGATCTGGATGCTGCCCAACGGTAAGTACGGGGTTTACGACAAACGGCACCGTTTTGCTTTTGCAAAAGAAGATCAGCACTATGCCGCAGGGGGCAAACGGCTCATTGCTTCCGTTAACGGCTGGAAAATAAACCTGCAGGTCTGCTATGACCTGCGGTTTCCGGTTTGGACCCGACAGAACCCCGCATCTCCAGAAGCCGCAGCATCCGGTCCGGAATATGACGTGCTCATCAATGTAGCCAACTGGCCGCGGCGGCGGAGCCTGGCCTGGAAGACCCTGCTGCAGGCAAGAGCCATTGAAAACCAGTGTTATGTGGTGGGGGTGAACCGTGTGGGTGAGGATGGTAACGGCATTTACCACAGCGGCGACAGCCGGGTGATCGATCCGTTGGGAGAAATCTTGTATGAAAAAACGGATGAAGAAGACATTTTTACGATCACCCTGCATAAAACAAAACTGGATGAGGTCCGTTCAAAATTCCCCTTCTGGAAGGATGCGGATGGTTTTGTGATTTATTAA
- a CDS encoding PadR family transcriptional regulator produces MNKTSLYKGCLEPILLKLLQENGRMYGYEITQRVKELTAGELKITEGALYPLLHRLEAAGILEVETENLGNRVRKYYSLTASGKKEQARSMIELEAFKNTLQLIFQPKLA; encoded by the coding sequence GTGAATAAGACCAGTTTATATAAAGGGTGCCTGGAGCCGATCCTGCTCAAGCTGCTGCAAGAAAACGGCCGCATGTACGGTTATGAGATCACACAGCGGGTAAAAGAGCTTACAGCAGGGGAGTTAAAGATCACCGAAGGCGCGCTTTATCCCCTCCTGCACCGGCTGGAAGCAGCCGGCATCCTGGAAGTGGAAACGGAAAACCTGGGCAACCGCGTACGCAAGTATTATTCCCTTACGGCATCCGGAAAAAAAGAACAGGCCCGGTCGATGATCGAACTGGAAGCCTTTAAGAATACCCTGCAACTGATTTTTCAACCCAAACTGGCATGA
- a CDS encoding alpha-L-fucosidase → MKRSSPVLQQLMLLPLLLVTASTVNSQQYQPTWESLETRPVPEWYTNAKFGIFIHWGLYSVPAWATNSNADGFGSNYAEWYWQRLINDKLKIHKEFVDFQNRVYGPDFKYQDFASLFKAELFDPALWAKIFKDAGARYIVLTSKHHDGFTLWPSPEAWNWNAVDLGPHRDLAGDLSKAVKNAGLHMGFYYSLYEWYNPLYKTDVKKYVDQHMLPQLKDLVTRYQPDIVWPDGEWDQSDTTWRSREFIAWLYNESPVKNTVVINDRWGSGGRKYGSFNTTEYGHGTASLEKPWEECRGIGESFGYNRNENLEQYQTSQSLVHMLIDIVSRGGNLLLNIGPAADGTIPVIMQQRLKDMGDWLKVNGDAIYGTTAWKKAPRQTDTTLYFTRKGNTLYAIATTWKDVLKIKGIQKASGIELLGVRGKVRFRSTAGGITIQAPGVSPANNPSTYAWVYKIEGAF, encoded by the coding sequence ATGAAAAGAAGCTCCCCTGTTTTGCAGCAATTAATGTTGCTTCCACTCTTACTGGTAACCGCCTCCACCGTTAACAGCCAGCAATACCAGCCCACCTGGGAATCACTGGAAACCCGCCCTGTTCCGGAATGGTATACCAATGCCAAATTCGGGATCTTTATCCATTGGGGATTGTACAGCGTGCCCGCATGGGCCACCAACTCCAACGCGGATGGCTTTGGCAGCAATTATGCTGAATGGTACTGGCAGCGGCTGATCAATGACAAACTAAAGATCCATAAAGAGTTTGTCGATTTTCAGAACCGGGTATACGGACCTGATTTTAAGTACCAGGATTTTGCCTCCCTGTTTAAAGCCGAGTTATTTGATCCTGCATTATGGGCAAAAATTTTTAAAGATGCCGGCGCCAGATATATTGTGCTTACCAGCAAACACCATGACGGTTTTACACTCTGGCCCAGCCCGGAAGCATGGAACTGGAATGCCGTGGACCTGGGACCGCACCGCGATCTGGCCGGGGATCTTTCAAAAGCCGTAAAAAACGCCGGATTGCATATGGGTTTCTACTATTCGTTGTACGAATGGTACAATCCCCTGTATAAAACCGATGTAAAAAAATATGTGGACCAGCACATGCTGCCACAGCTGAAAGACCTGGTGACCCGTTATCAGCCGGATATCGTATGGCCCGATGGGGAATGGGACCAGTCCGACACCACCTGGCGAAGCCGCGAATTCATTGCCTGGCTTTATAATGAATCCCCTGTAAAAAACACCGTGGTCATCAACGACCGCTGGGGAAGCGGCGGAAGAAAATACGGCAGCTTTAACACTACTGAATACGGTCATGGTACTGCCAGTCTTGAAAAACCCTGGGAAGAATGCCGCGGGATCGGTGAATCTTTTGGGTATAACCGCAATGAAAACCTGGAGCAGTACCAGACCAGCCAAAGCCTGGTACATATGCTTATTGATATTGTATCCCGCGGCGGTAATCTCCTGCTCAATATCGGACCGGCAGCCGACGGCACTATACCGGTGATCATGCAACAGCGGCTGAAAGATATGGGCGACTGGCTGAAAGTGAACGGGGACGCCATTTACGGCACTACCGCCTGGAAGAAGGCACCAAGACAAACCGACACCACCCTTTACTTCACACGAAAGGGCAATACGCTCTATGCCATTGCCACTACGTGGAAAGACGTGTTAAAGATAAAAGGCATTCAAAAAGCATCCGGTATCGAGTTGCTCGGCGTTCGGGGAAAAGTCAGATTCCGTTCAACAGCCGGCGGCATCACCATTCAGGCTCCCGGGGTTTCACCGGCCAATAATCCCAGTACCTATGCATGGGTGTATAAAATAGAGGGGGCCTTTTAA
- a CDS encoding TlpA family protein disulfide reductase has protein sequence MKQRSLYFLLPLYLLYAENAYGQNSSNKGMEILNTMLSKFADAKNLQFEETRESKSPFNTDTTLLNSRYIFFFDEQGFIKNADITTRTALYKNRVIITDSAAYFYDFEDSTYTRKPGSDGYSGNVSDIGALLYSLKKILTNNPGRVSLKKDTVIQHKACYVVLVNSFDSIIDGRRNFTNQTIVIDKKSYLPLMQLHTGSGLAEKPGLTEFTFVDFYEKSSYTNIRINELHTNPLLTFAGLPGFTPYVPKTLLSAGTPTPAWYGVTVQGDSVSSESGLGKVVLLYLSGIGCPAAQASIRTINHIAATFAPDRFVIFGIYDDGKKSLQTYIQQHSLLYPIIFNGRAIKKKFNAPGSPYFYILDKTGNVAYAQTGWGPETEKMLTEKIRNLLIAP, from the coding sequence ATGAAGCAACGCAGCCTTTACTTTTTGCTCCCTTTGTACCTGCTTTATGCCGAAAATGCATACGGACAAAACAGCTCAAATAAGGGAATGGAGATTCTGAACACGATGCTGTCAAAATTTGCTGATGCCAAAAATCTGCAATTTGAAGAAACAAGGGAATCAAAGAGCCCGTTCAATACGGATACTACCCTGCTTAACAGCCGGTATATTTTTTTCTTTGATGAGCAAGGTTTCATAAAAAATGCAGATATAACCACCCGTACCGCGCTTTATAAAAACAGAGTAATCATAACGGATTCGGCTGCATATTTTTACGATTTTGAAGACAGTACCTATACCCGCAAGCCGGGATCTGACGGGTATTCGGGAAACGTTTCCGATATCGGCGCACTGTTGTATTCCTTAAAAAAGATCCTTACAAACAACCCCGGTCGTGTATCGTTAAAAAAAGATACCGTTATTCAGCATAAAGCCTGCTACGTGGTGCTTGTAAACAGCTTTGACTCGATCATCGACGGCCGGCGGAACTTCACTAACCAGACAATTGTCATTGATAAAAAAAGCTACTTACCCCTGATGCAGCTGCACACCGGCAGCGGCCTTGCGGAAAAGCCGGGTCTGACGGAATTCACATTTGTCGACTTTTATGAGAAGTCCTCCTATACGAATATCCGCATCAATGAACTTCACACTAATCCCTTATTAACCTTTGCCGGTCTGCCGGGCTTTACTCCTTATGTACCGAAAACACTTTTAAGCGCAGGTACACCAACACCAGCCTGGTATGGAGTAACTGTGCAAGGAGATTCCGTTTCATCAGAAAGCGGTTTGGGAAAAGTGGTACTGCTGTATTTGTCTGGTATCGGCTGTCCGGCAGCCCAGGCTTCCATCCGGACAATCAATCATATTGCTGCAACCTTTGCTCCGGACCGGTTTGTTATCTTTGGTATTTACGATGACGGAAAGAAAAGCCTGCAAACATATATACAACAGCACAGCCTTCTTTATCCCATAATTTTTAACGGGCGGGCGATCAAAAAGAAATTCAATGCGCCCGGCTCTCCCTATTTTTACATTCTCGATAAAACCGGGAATGTGGCCTATGCGCAAACCGGCTGGGGCCCGGAGACAGAAAAGATGTTGACGGAAAAGATCCGCAACCTGCTCATTGCCCCGTAA
- a CDS encoding S41 family peptidase gives MKWWCILLFGSMLVSCSTGRRAFDPGRKFSPQQLAADYRLFRNILEERHPSLYWYTARSSLDSVFEAGLRQLGDSMTEQEFRKILTRVAAQIQCGHTSVRASKKYTKYIDTLRSKPVFPLYIKTWNDTVAVAYNVFKNDSNLIRGVLIEAIGDRPVARVLDSLRQYLSADGGNRIARDQRLSTGTYFGTLYSWVYGWPKDLRIRFRDSTGTVHEDTLKPYRQPVDTTRKPVAQSKRKQKQPRRDRLNEQRSLQIDSSGRFAVMELNSFSEHLGLRSFFRRSFRRLNRKKIEHLIVDLRSNGGGRVNNSNLFIKYLSSKRFKLADSLYAATRHSAYSSFISNDRALKWFMRFVTHKKADGFYHFSWYEKHYFRPRKTNHYKGTVYLLSGGNSFSATSLAIGALRKQENIIVLGESTGGGAYGNTALLIPDVTLPHTKVRFRLPLFHMVVDKTLPKDGQGVQPEIWVGPTVEAIRKGIDYKMEKAKERINSRYKE, from the coding sequence ATGAAATGGTGGTGCATTTTACTTTTCGGATCAATGCTGGTTTCCTGTAGTACAGGCAGGCGGGCATTTGACCCCGGAAGGAAATTCAGTCCGCAGCAACTGGCGGCCGATTACCGGCTTTTCCGGAATATCCTGGAAGAACGGCATCCTTCTCTGTACTGGTACACTGCCAGGTCTTCGCTGGACAGTGTCTTTGAAGCAGGCCTCCGGCAACTGGGGGACAGTATGACGGAACAGGAGTTCCGTAAGATACTGACCCGGGTGGCTGCGCAGATACAGTGCGGGCATACCTCCGTAAGGGCATCAAAAAAATATACAAAGTATATCGATACATTGCGCAGCAAACCGGTATTTCCCCTGTATATAAAAACCTGGAACGATACGGTGGCGGTTGCCTACAATGTATTTAAGAACGACAGCAACCTGATCCGGGGTGTATTGATAGAAGCCATCGGAGACCGGCCGGTGGCCCGGGTGCTGGACAGTCTGCGGCAATACCTTTCTGCCGATGGCGGCAACCGGATCGCCCGCGATCAGCGCCTGAGCACCGGTACTTATTTCGGAACGCTGTACTCCTGGGTATACGGCTGGCCGAAAGACCTGCGTATCCGCTTCCGCGACAGCACCGGCACAGTACATGAGGATACGCTGAAGCCGTACAGGCAGCCGGTGGATACCACGCGAAAGCCGGTGGCGCAATCCAAACGCAAACAAAAACAGCCGCGCCGGGACCGGCTGAACGAACAGCGCTCGCTACAGATCGACAGCAGCGGCAGATTTGCCGTTATGGAGCTCAACAGTTTTTCGGAACATCTTGGGCTGCGCTCCTTTTTCAGAAGATCCTTCCGCCGGCTGAACCGTAAAAAAATTGAGCATCTTATTGTAGACCTGAGAAGTAATGGAGGCGGAAGGGTTAATAACTCCAACCTGTTTATAAAATACCTCAGCAGTAAGCGCTTTAAACTTGCGGACTCGCTTTATGCAGCGACAAGACACTCTGCCTATAGCAGCTTCATTAGTAACGACCGGGCCCTGAAGTGGTTCATGCGTTTTGTTACGCATAAAAAAGCGGATGGCTTTTATCATTTTTCCTGGTATGAAAAACATTATTTCCGGCCGCGGAAAACAAATCATTACAAAGGCACCGTTTACCTGCTGAGTGGCGGCAACTCCTTTTCGGCTACTTCACTTGCAATAGGCGCACTGCGGAAACAGGAAAACATCATCGTATTGGGCGAGTCTACGGGCGGCGGGGCATACGGAAATACGGCATTGCTGATACCCGATGTAACACTGCCGCATACAAAGGTCCGGTTCCGCCTGCCCTTATTCCATATGGTAGTTGATAAGACCCTTCCCAAAGACGGACAGGGTGTGCAGCCGGAGATATGGGTGGGGCCTACGGTTGAAGCCATCCGGAAGGGGATCGATTATAAAATGGAAAAAGCAAAGGAACGGATAAATAGCAGGTATAAGGAATAG